The region AATTCTTCATACCCATTAATGCTGCGGATATCCTCCGTCTACAATAACAACGTTAAAGAACGGTCAAAATCTCCCTTAATTGAGACAAATCACTGATTACATAATCTGCAAACTCTCTATCCAAAGCGCTGTCCGGGTTGCCGTTCACTATACCCACACAAATAACGCCCAGCCTGCCCACAAGTCTCATATCCGCCTTCTCGTCACCTACGAACATGATCTGATCCGTCTTGAGTCCATATTTATTCTTAATATAGCTCATATGGGCTTTCCCCTTTATGAAATCACCGGAAGCGCCGAGCATTTCCTTAAAATATTTTTTTATATCAAGAAATACAGCTAACTCACATATCTCTTCCTTTACCGCCGAGCTCGAAACGAATAATTCAAAACCCCTTGCCGCAAGCCACTGCAGAAGTTCCCTATTCTTTTCATCGAACACCCTGTTTTCCTTATAAGAAGTGGTATTCCTCAAAGTAAATTCTGAACTGAGCCTGTTAAACTCCAGAAGACTCAACTCTCTGCCCATATTTTCTATTGCAATGAGATTGAAAAGTTCCTTTCTTGAAACACCTGAATATTTCCTGTAGCTCAATGAGACATTTTCTGCATCCGCATTGTATATTTCTTCGAACATTGATGCGGCATTATTTATCTTCAACGGCATAGTATTGACAATCGTCCCGTCCCAGTCAAATACTACAGCCTTAATTCTTGCCACTTAATCCCTCGTAAACAATACCTTCTACTCTTTCTATTTCCGCACAGGGAAATAAATGCCAGCAATCAAAAAGCAAGGCCGGTTTACTCATGAGATTAGTGAGGCCGAGAATATCCATGTCCAGATATGAACGGTGGTTGTTCATTATTAAAACGCAATCAGCTCCTTTAAAACCTTCCCTCAGACTGGCTCCCACAACTCCATTACTTTCTATAACCTCTTTACCGACTACCGGATCATAGCCGGTTAATCGCCATGTTGTCTTGTCCTTAATCAGATTTACAAGGTCTATAGCTGTTGAACCCCTTGTATCGGAGGTTTCAGGTTCCCCTTTGAAGGCAAATCCGATAATAAACACCTTTACGTCGTTAGCGTTATTTTTATACCTTTTCATGAAGGACTCCACCTTCCGAACAATGAACATAGGCATATATTCATTAATTTTTCTACTCATCAATGAGATCTCAGCCTTATGTTCGACCTTTTCTGCCGAGTGTGCATACAAGTAAGGGTCTTTCTTTAAACATACTCCCCCAACTCCCGGGCTTGGTACTGGAATAGGATTCCTCGGATAACCTTCGTTAGCCGCTTTAACTATATTCACCGCGTCAAGACCCCAGCGGTCACATATGAGGGCTAATTCATTAGCAAAGCCAAAAGAGAGATCTCTGAATGAATTATTAATCAGTTTTACCATCTCGGCAGCTTCCAATGAGGGCACCCTTACAACCGTATTATTGAAGTAAGAAAAAAAGTTTACCGACTCATCCAGACTTCTCTTATTCAGTCCCCCCATAACCTGAGGAATAGACCTCAGCTCTTCCAATGCGTTACCCTCTACTGTTCTTTCAGGGGCAAATGAAAGGTAAAAATCTTCATCGGCCTTTAATCCCGATGCTTCCTCAAGAATGGGAAGGACTAAATTACGGGTTGTTCCGACAGGAACGGTAGATCTCAATATCACAGTATCTCTTTTCTTCAACACCTTACCCACTTTCCTCGTCGCTTTTCTAAGCAAATCCAGATTCGGCTTCCGATTCTTACCTATTGGTGTGCTGACACTTAAAATATAAATATCCGCCTTCCCTTCCGTCAGGTCAGAGTCGGCTCTTAAATTCCCTCTAGCCACATGAAATTTCAGGAGCGACGGGAGGCCTTTTTCATAGAAGTGAGGTCTCCCTGTATTTATATGGTTAACGACCTCTTTATTTATATCATAACCGATTACCTTAAATCCGGCATCGGCCAAAACAATGGACAAGGTAAGACCCACAAAACCCAAACCGATAACACAAACCGTCTTATTTTTTACATCAGAGCCTTTCCACAACTCAAAAAAGTTTAAAACATCATCTACCCTTCCGTCCTTATCCACTATAATTACCTGATCAACCTTTACATCTCTGATCCTTCCGCTCGTTTCCACTTTCTTCGTCACCAATTCAATCATTTTCGTTTCGGAAAGATCTTTTGGCACTGTTATCGGGTCGTTAATCATAATATTTTCAACAGCAGAATCGATATCAACATCGTTTACCAGTGCCCGTCTTATATCCCCATCGGTTACTATACCCAAAAGTTTCTTGTTATTGTTAACCACTAGCGCAATGCCGGTTGGGGCTCCTCTTGATGCAGCTCCGGTAATTATCTTCATAGTCTCACGAATCGTATATTTAGATGAAATCATTATGGATTCTATCTTTTTATTCATCAGTCACCCTTAATCCTAATTATATTTTTATATTTGCTTCAGTTTCCTGTACATTCCTGACTTTTTTAAATGATAAACTAAGCGGCTTCGGTGTGTTATCTCCTTTGGATGATTTCTTCCACCTGGAGAGCTATTTCGGTCGCCTGGATCTGTTCCCATAACTCAATAGGCCAGTGTCCACCACTTATAAGGGCGTCACAAAAAACATGCATCTCGTCAAATAAGCCCTTGTCCTGATTCTTTTTTTTAAACCCTGAAAGCTTTGAGCCATGAATATCAACAGATTTATAATCGTTAAGTTCAATTATCATTCCGTCCACATATATCTCCATTCGTTCCTTAGGCAGGTCCCGTGAGCCCATGGCCGTATATACCAGGTTAGCAACGGACCCATCTTCGAAAGTGATAGTAGCTATAAAATTATCATTTTCAAGGTAGTAGCCGTTGGCTTTAGAGATTGCAGCAGCCTGAACAGAAGTGAATTTAGAACCTACAATGTAGGTAAATAGGTCATATATGTGACACGCCTCGCCGATGTTCCGCCCCCCACCCTCAGGACCATGTACCCAACTATCGGATGGAATATATCCGGCGTTCATGCGGTAATTTATGATTAATGGATTGGTCCTCTTTTCAACTACTTCTTTTATTCTCCTTATAAAAGGAGCGAATCTCCTGTTAAAGCCTGCCATAAGGATTTGGCCGCTATTCTCTTTAGCGTTAAAGTAAGCGCATATCTCTTCCATCTCCTTACGCTTTACCGCCAGGGGTTTCTCTACAAAGACATGTTTGCCTGCCCTGAGGGCAAGCAGCGCGTACTCGGCATGAAGGTTATGCCGAGTACATATGATAACAGCATCGGTTTCCCTGTCATCAAGTATCTCATTAATATCCGTTGTCGCATAAGCCGCATCATAGCGCTTCGACACCGTGAGAACTTTGTGCCCGCTACGGCTCATAACCCCTCTCAAAATGCATCTATCCGAAAGCCTTTTGATATTCGGGAGATGATTCGATAGGGCAAAATTCCCTGCACCTATTAAAGATATGCCTATTTTTGACTTCTTAACAACCTCAGCTGTTGAATTTTTAATGACCAGAGATTCCGCGCCGTTCTTCTTCTCCGGATATTCCAAAAGCACCATCATGGCTCCGGAGCTTAATTGGGCATAAGCCTGAGGGGCTTCATCTATTATTTTACGGTCGCTTATCAAAGATGCCACGTCTATACTCTTGTTCGCCAGAAGATCAAGGTATGCCGACATATTGCGGTTTTCGGTCCATCGAACGTAACCGATCGGATAATCCATCCCATTTTCCTCATATGCCGTATCGTATCTTCCTGGCCCGTAGGATGTTGAGATAAAAAAATCCAGTTCCTTACTGTAAAAATCGCTTCGATTTAAATTTAATCCGATATCCCCGATCAAAACCACTCTTCCTTTTTTTCTGCACATATTAAAAGCTGTAGATATAACCTCATCCGAGGGAGTAGATGCACAAATCACCACGCCGTCTGCGCCATGGCCCATTGTCAATCTGTAGGTATGCTGAACGGGATCCAAAAGTTTCGAATTGAACGCCCACCGCATTCCCAACGACGCAGCAATGTTCACTCTATCATCATCAGTGTCAATACCAAGCGCTTTACACCCATTCGCTTTTAGCAGTTGTCCTACAATCTGCCCGATGGCTCCAAGCCCTATTACCACAAAAGTTTCCCCTAATGTGGGCTGCAATCTGCGTATACCCTGAAGCGCAATGGCCCCAATCGTTACTGTAGATGCAAGGTCAGCGGCCAGATTGTCCGGCACCTTAACCACAAGGTTCTTGGGGACGCAAACCAACTCGGCATGATTGGCAAACTGGCCACCAACCGCAACCAAGCCCCCTTCCGGGAATCCCTTTGCGCCTTTTGAGCCCACCACTCTACCCGCTGCAGAGTACCCCATCGGGAATTCAGCCTCGAGGGTACTACGAGCAATACTAAGCGAATTAGAAAGCCCGCGATCTTTAATGCTATGAATCACTCTGTGGGGTTGTTCGACCACGCGTTTCCAAAGCGGTTTCGCAGAATTCTTGATTCCAGCCAACTCGGTGCCGCTGGATATGCACGAGTACAGGAGCCGCACCAGCACACGTCCATCAGACAACATTGCGGCCGGCACATCTTTAACCAAAATCTGTCCTTTTTTGAGTAATACCTGTTTCATTTGTCCACAGTTTTGCCCGCCACACCGAAAATCATTATTAAAGTGCCGGGAGTCTGTCGGAGTTAGATTTCGGCCCGGCAAGCGGATTCAAGCCCACGCCTCCGATTTTTACTCATTAGCTTTTTTTCTACGGGCAAATGATTCCTGTATAAAGGCACCAAATACACCAATCATAAAACCTGAAAACGTACCTAATGATACAACGCGAAACGTTTTGGGTCTGGCAGACCCTTCGGGCAATATGGCGGGGTCTACAACCCTGGTATTTTCTGAGCGCAGTGGGCTGTTGGCTAACCGAACTTCTCCAAGCCTTTGTTTTAAGGTACCCAGGTTGTTTCCCCTATCGTTTAAGTTTGCGGTAAATAGGATTACCGCCGGGACGTCAATTTTTGGATTCCTCTGGATTTTCGCCAGGTTTTCCCTCAACACCCTGATTTCTGCTTCGGAAGCAGCTATCCGGACGTTTAAATCTGCTTCAATGTCCCTGGCTACTCTCATGGCCTCATCAAACCTTACTTTATGCCTTTCTACTACCTCGTTAGCTACGGCATTTACAATCGCCACGGCCTGTTCGGGAGATTCAGCCTCGGTCTGAACATTGATTAAGTTGGTGTTTCGCTCTACAGAGGCATTTATATTTAGATGCTTCGGTTTAAGACCATTTTTCTGTATAACCGTGGCCAGAAAAGGCCTGCTTTTAATTTGGGCTGCAACATTATTCACATCATCGATACTGCCCATATTCCCTATACATCCTACGCTCAAAATTAGCTCAGAGCGGTAACTCTTGGGGAGCAGAAGGCTTATGACGGCAGCCGATATAGCGCAGAGGAGGGTAATAGACAAAATAAGCACTTTTCTTTTCCACAGAACTCCAAGATAAGCCCACAGGTCTATTTCGTCTTCGCAGATATCGGGAAGTCTTTCGTTGGTATTCATGAAGTCTCCTTAAAAAGATGGCGGGCTGGAATGTTCTGGAGGGGGATTAAACCACCAGTCGAGAAATTTCCTTGCTACTTTAACCGCCTTTTCGCATCTCTCCTTGATTTCAAAGACAGAAGCCAGTTTGTATTTGTTAGTTCTTTCTCATTTCAAGTGGGTAATCCAAACATCCCCGATCGTTTCTTTCACAAGTTTTGAAGCTCCCCGCAGTCCGCCTTGGGCGGACGGGGAATCTCCGTATGCAAGGTAAAATGCATCGTATTCGCTCGCTATGCATGTTCAAAATATATAATTGTCTGTTTTAAGCCCTCTTCCAGGCCGATCTTCGGTTCCCAGCCGAGTGTCTCTCTGGCCAGTGTGATATCCGGTTGTCTCTGGATCGGGTCGTCCTGGGGGAGCGGTTTGAATACGATCCTGGACTTTGAGTTGGTCAGGCCGATGATTTTTTGAGCCAGCTCCAGGATAGTAAACTCTCCTGGGTTGCCCAGATTGACCGGCCCGGTAAGGTCGTCCGGGGAGTCCATGAGGCGGATAAAGGCCTCGATCATGTCATCCACATAGCAAAAAGACCGGCTCTGAGAGCCAGCGCCAAAGACAGTGATGTCCTTTCCAGAAAGGGCCTGCACTATAAAGTTGCTTACCACCCGGCCGTCGTTGGGATGCATGCGCGGGCCGTAGGTATTGAATATCCTGGCCACCTTGATGCGCAGTCTGTGCTGACGGTGGTAATCAAAAAATAAGGTCTCGGCACAGCGCTTACCCTCATCGTAGCAGGAGCGGAACCCAATGGGAT is a window of Thermodesulfobacteriota bacterium DNA encoding:
- a CDS encoding nucleotide sugar dehydrogenase; this translates as MNKKIESIMISSKYTIRETMKIITGAASRGAPTGIALVVNNNKKLLGIVTDGDIRRALVNDVDIDSAVENIMINDPITVPKDLSETKMIELVTKKVETSGRIRDVKVDQVIIVDKDGRVDDVLNFFELWKGSDVKNKTVCVIGLGFVGLTLSIVLADAGFKVIGYDINKEVVNHINTGRPHFYEKGLPSLLKFHVARGNLRADSDLTEGKADIYILSVSTPIGKNRKPNLDLLRKATRKVGKVLKKRDTVILRSTVPVGTTRNLVLPILEEASGLKADEDFYLSFAPERTVEGNALEELRSIPQVMGGLNKRSLDESVNFFSYFNNTVVRVPSLEAAEMVKLINNSFRDLSFGFANELALICDRWGLDAVNIVKAANEGYPRNPIPVPSPGVGGVCLKKDPYLYAHSAEKVEHKAEISLMSRKINEYMPMFIVRKVESFMKRYKNNANDVKVFIIGFAFKGEPETSDTRGSTAIDLVNLIKDKTTWRLTGYDPVVGKEVIESNGVVGASLREGFKGADCVLIMNNHRSYLDMDILGLTNLMSKPALLFDCWHLFPCAEIERVEGIVYEGLSGKN
- a CDS encoding SDR family oxidoreductase — its product is MHLRKRILVTGGAGFLGSHLCERLLKDGHEVICVDNFFTGTKANIQPLLDHSCLEVLRHDITFPLYVEVDEIYNLACPASPIHYQHDPVQTTKTSVHGAINMLGLAKRLKAKILQASTSEVYGDPKVHPQPESYWGNVNPIGFRSCYDEGKRCAETLFFDYHRQHRLRIKVARIFNTYGPRMHPNDGRVVSNFIVQALSGKDITVFGAGSQSRSFCYVDDMIEAFIRLMDSPDDLTGPVNLGNPGEFTILELAQKIIGLTNSKSRIVFKPLPQDDPIQRQPDITLARETLGWEPKIGLEEGLKQTIIYFEHA
- a CDS encoding HAD family hydrolase, producing the protein MARIKAVVFDWDGTIVNTMPLKINNAASMFEEIYNADAENVSLSYRKYSGVSRKELFNLIAIENMGRELSLLEFNRLSSEFTLRNTTSYKENRVFDEKNRELLQWLAARGFELFVSSSAVKEEICELAVFLDIKKYFKEMLGASGDFIKGKAHMSYIKNKYGLKTDQIMFVGDEKADMRLVGRLGVICVGIVNGNPDSALDREFADYVISDLSQLREILTVL
- a CDS encoding Wzz/FepE/Etk N-terminal domain-containing protein, whose amino-acid sequence is MNTNERLPDICEDEIDLWAYLGVLWKRKVLILSITLLCAISAAVISLLLPKSYRSELILSVGCIGNMGSIDDVNNVAAQIKSRPFLATVIQKNGLKPKHLNINASVERNTNLINVQTEAESPEQAVAIVNAVANEVVERHKVRFDEAMRVARDIEADLNVRIAASEAEIRVLRENLAKIQRNPKIDVPAVILFTANLNDRGNNLGTLKQRLGEVRLANSPLRSENTRVVDPAILPEGSARPKTFRVVSLGTFSGFMIGVFGAFIQESFARRKKANE
- a CDS encoding bi-domain-containing oxidoreductase, whose amino-acid sequence is MVKDVPAAMLSDGRVLVRLLYSCISSGTELAGIKNSAKPLWKRVVEQPHRVIHSIKDRGLSNSLSIARSTLEAEFPMGYSAAGRVVGSKGAKGFPEGGLVAVGGQFANHAELVCVPKNLVVKVPDNLAADLASTVTIGAIALQGIRRLQPTLGETFVVIGLGAIGQIVGQLLKANGCKALGIDTDDDRVNIAASLGMRWAFNSKLLDPVQHTYRLTMGHGADGVVICASTPSDEVISTAFNMCRKKGRVVLIGDIGLNLNRSDFYSKELDFFISTSYGPGRYDTAYEENGMDYPIGYVRWTENRNMSAYLDLLANKSIDVASLISDRKIIDEAPQAYAQLSSGAMMVLLEYPEKKNGAESLVIKNSTAEVVKKSKIGISLIGAGNFALSNHLPNIKRLSDRCILRGVMSRSGHKVLTVSKRYDAAYATTDINEILDDRETDAVIICTRHNLHAEYALLALRAGKHVFVEKPLAVKRKEMEEICAYFNAKENSGQILMAGFNRRFAPFIRRIKEVVEKRTNPLIINYRMNAGYIPSDSWVHGPEGGGRNIGEACHIYDLFTYIVGSKFTSVQAAAISKANGYYLENDNFIATITFEDGSVANLVYTAMGSRDLPKERMEIYVDGMIIELNDYKSVDIHGSKLSGFKKKNQDKGLFDEMHVFCDALISGGHWPIELWEQIQATEIALQVEEIIQRR